The proteins below come from a single Haemorhous mexicanus isolate bHaeMex1 chromosome 18, bHaeMex1.pri, whole genome shotgun sequence genomic window:
- the SALL4 gene encoding sal-like protein 4, with protein sequence MSRRKQAKPQHINSEEQPPDAASGSPQDVPGDRDGEMSSKRCRTEETKICEKCCAEFFVLSEFLEHKKNCTKNPPVLIMNDSEGTVPPESFSEAPLGTFPSDRMDGRTRKDIQAKGCTASVEKREGKMDAEPVGGMYLKIEPPLTPAAPGLSYLPKPKVPNTNVTLQTIRGTKVAVNQRTSDAISSSAAGFNAIPMILEQLVCLQQQQLQQIQLTEQIRIQIAMMAPHALHPSIAAATDPLKALGAHMSQQLSAAVALIGQKAGSQSLSLESLKQGKLPHSNTGIAAASSLAAGLSSSFPLKPEGSRGLPGSISQFPNPLLPQSSGSVIFQNPLSAVSSVMDSSKKGKGKPPNISVSESKPNAEEPFFKHKCKFCGKVFGNDSALQIHLRSHTGERPYKCNICGNRFTTKGNLKVHFQRHKDKYPHIKMNPYPVPEHLDNVPTSTGIPYGMSVPLDESNLIVDSKPLLTTLPTSAATGAPQAISSLAGIKEALPGTFSSELQSRPSPESEGGSSSSGAVGHESGTEQSLSSPQAACSVSIFHVGGSNEQGSETSKLQQLVENIDKSTSDPNECLICHRVLSCQSSLKMHYRTHTGERPFKCKICGRAFSTKGNLKTHYGVHRANTPLKMQHSCPICQKKFTNAVVLQQHIRMHMGGQIPNTPMPEPPCDSAEADPAVPEKNGDVGRPEEIVESIDMEDDMDSQDGPQSSSKPPTPYDAQSESPAAAAAFSGVAALENQMKMVTSSLSLQRQSSLKSSDNGSAESDGLTNDSSSVAGDADYQNGRSPAASEAASLQAPSPANSQAESVRSKSPAFNNQEDSGTGSKSEGAEGAPAEVEGVVGALDLTYGNVGRKVIKEEPGLHFANGEYGRSSIPAAFVRAPPALIKMELPSDRPLSTGHFIGPPALSPGVTPLLVPRPKFCRPAKQHICTTCGKNFSSASALQIHERTHTGEKPFACTICGRAFTTKGNLKVHVGTHMWNNSARRGRRLSIDNPMALLGNDPKKVSEMFPKEMVAPSVSIDPAVWNQYAAVLSNGLAVKANEISVIQSGALPALPVPLAGGSPLNSAPAAKADPAPAGAAEAEKAGGAAADSVPKHQFPLFLEENKIAVS encoded by the exons ATGTCGCGACGGAAGCAGGCGAAGCCCCAGCACATCAACTCCGAGGAGCAGCCCCCAGATGCTGCAAGTG ggAGTCCACAAGACGTCCCAGGTGATAGAGATGGTGAGATGAGTTCCAAAAGGTGCCGCACGGAGGAAACCAAAATCTGTGAGAAATGCTGTGCAGAATTCTTTGTTCTCTCTGAATTCCTTGAGCATAAGAAAAATTGCACTAAAAATCCGCCTGTTCTAATCATGAATGACAGCGAGGGAACAGTCCCCCCTGAGAGCTTCTCCGAGGCTCCTCTGGGGACCTTCCCGAGTGACCGAATGGATGGCAGGACACGCAAGGACATTCAGGCCAAGGGCTGCACTGCCTCTgtggaaaagagagaaggaaaaatggatGCTGAGCCGGTAGGAGGAATGTACCTTAAAATAGAACCCCCCCTGACGCCTGCGGCTCCCGGCCTAAGCTATCTACCAAAACCCAAAGTACCGAACACTAACGTGACCCTGCAGACCATCCGTGGCACTAAGGTGGCCGTGAACCAGCGGACGTCGGACGCCATCTCCTCCTCGGCAGCCGGGTTCAACGCCATCCCCATgatcctggagcagctggtgtgcctgcagcagcagcagctccagcagatccaGCTGACGGAGCAGATCCGCATCCAGATCGCCATGATGGCTCCCCACGCCCTGCACCCCTCCATAGCAGCTGCTACTGACCCGCTCAAGGCTCTGGGTGCCCACATGTCCCAGCAGCTCTCGGCTGCCGTGGCTTTAATCGGACAGAAAGCTGGGAGCCAGAGCCTATCACTGGAATCCTTGAAGCAAGGAAAACTACCTCATTCTAACACTGGCATTGCAGCCGCCAGCTCGCTGGCTGCTgggctctcctcctccttccccctgaAGCCAGAGGGGAGCCGAGGCCTCCCCGGCTCCATCTCTCAGTTCCCAAATCCTTTGCTACCTCAGTCCTCCGGCTCGGTCATCTTCCAGAACCCGCTGTCGGCCGTCTCGTCCGTGATGGATTCCTCAAAGAAGGGCAAGGGGAAACCGCCCAACATCAGCGTGTCCGAAAGCAAACCGAACGCAGAGGAGCCGTTCTTCAAACACAAGTGTAAATTCTGTGGGAAGGTCTTTGGCAACGACAGTGCCCTGCAGATCCACCTCCGCTCCCACACCGGGGAAAGGCCCTATAAGTGTAACATATGTGGGAACCGCTTCACCACCAAAGGAAACCTCAAAGTGCATTTTCAGCGTCACAAAGACAAGTACCCCCACATAAAGATGAATCCTTACCCAGTTCCTGAGCACCTGGACAATGTTCCTACCAGCACTGGAATCCCGTACGGGATGTCTGTGCCACTGGATGAGTCCAACCTGATTGTGGACAGCAAACCTCTCCTAACAACTCTGCCTACCTCCGCGGCCACCGGCGCACCTCAGGCCAtctccagcctggcaggcaTCAAGGAGGCTCTGCCTGGTACGTTCTCGAGTGAGCTGCAGTCGAGGCCCTCTCCCGAGAGCGAGGGTGGCTCCTCCTCGTCGGGGGCGGTCGGCCACGAGTCAGGAACGGAGCAGAGCTTGAGCTCACCACAAGCTGCCTGCAGCGTGAGCATCTTCCACGTAGGTGGGTCAAACGAGCAAGGCTCGGAGACATcaaagctccagcagctggTTGAAAACATCGACAAGTCCACTTCTGACCCCAACGAGTGCCTGATCTGTCACAGAGTGCTGAGCTGCCAGAGCTCGCTGAAGATGCATTACCGCACCCACACCGGGGAGAGGCCGTTCAAGTGTAAGATCTGTGGCCGTGCCTTCTCCACTAAAGGGAACCTCAAAACCCACTACGGCGTCCACCGGGCCAACACCCCGTTGAAGATGCAGCACTCGTGTCCCATTTGCCAGAAGAAGTTTACAAACGccgtggtgctgcagcagcacatccgCATGCACATGGGCGGGCAGATCCCCAACACCCCGATGCCAGAACCCCCCTGTGACAGCGCCGAGGCGGATCCTGCCGTGCCCGAGAAGAACGGAGACGTCGGTCGCCCAGAGGAGATCGTGGAAAGCATAGACATGGAAGATGACATGGACTCTCAGGATGGCCCCCAGAGTTCCTCCAAACCTCCTACTCCATATGATGCACAATCAGAGTcgcccgccgcggccgccgccttCTCTGGGGTTGCAGCGCTGGAGAACCAGATGAAGATGGTCACCTCCTCGCTGAGCTTGCAGCGGCAGAGCAGTCTGAAGTCCAGCGACAACGGCTCGGCAGAGAGCGATGGCCTGACCAACGACTCGTCCTCGGTGGCGGGCGACGCCGACTACCAGAACGGCAGGAGCCCCGCCGCCTCCGAGGCCGCCTCGCTGCAGGCACCGTCCCCGGCCAACAGCCAGGCTGAGAGCGTCAGGTCCAAGTCACCTGCCTTCAACAACCAGGAGGATTCGGGCACGGGGAGTAAATCAGAGGGTGCTGAGGGCGCTCCTGCAGAAGTGGAAGGGGTTGTCGGAGCTTTGGATTTAACGTACGGCAACGTCGGTCGGAAGGTCATCAAGGAAGAGCCTGGGCTACACTTTGCAAATGGAGAATATG GTCGAAGCAGTATTCCAGCTGCCTTTGTCAGAGCCCCACCAGCCCTGATAAAAATGGAGCTGCCCAGCGATCGTCCCCTCAGCACTGGCCACTTCATTGGCcctccagctctgtcccctggggtcACCCCTCTGCTGGTGCCGCGCCCCAAGTTCTGCCGTCCTGCCAAACAGCACATCTGCACTACCTGTGGGAAGAACTTCTCCTCTGCCAGCGCCCTGCAGATCCACGAGCGCACCCACACCGGGGAGAAGCCCTTTGCCTGCACCATCTGTGGGAGAGCCTTCACCACCAAAGGGAACCTGAAG GTCCACGTAGGAACCCACATGTGGAACAACTCAGCCAGGCGGGGCAGGCGGCTGTCCATCGACAACCCCATGGCCCTGCTGGGCAACGACCCCAAGAAGGTGTCGGAGATGTTCCCCAAGGAGATGGTGGCGCCCTCGGTGAGCATCGACCCCGCCGTGTGGAACCAGTACGCGGCCGTGCTCAGCAACGGGCTGGCCGTGAAGGCCAACGAGATCTCGGTGATCCAGAGCGGGGCCCTGCCCGCCCTGCCCGTGCCCCTGGCCGGGGGCTCGCCCCTGAACTCTGCCCCGGCCGCCAAGGCGGACCCGGCCCCCGCTGGCGCTGCCGAGGCGGAGAAGGCGGGCGGCGCTGCTGCAGACAGTGTGCCAAAACACCAGTTCCCTCTCTTCCTGGAGGAGAACAAAATCGCCGTCAGCTAA